DNA sequence from the Colletotrichum higginsianum IMI 349063 chromosome 10, whole genome shotgun sequence genome:
TCGCAGGGGGCTTCCTTGCAAGCCGAAATGCGCTAAGGGAACTCAGGGTTTGTGTCCAAATCCGGAGGCCCATGTGACGATCCACCGATCCGTCTATCCGTCTACCCCTTGAGTCCGGGTCCGCAGCTTTTTCAACGTCACCTCATGTTCGAACATGTTTGACTGGCCGACAGGAAGCAGAACGCGCCTTCTATCAGCCGCTCATGGTTCGATCGTCGAGGAGCATACGCCGAACAGCGACTCCGCCCCAGGAACTCAACGACAGAAGTTGGGTCTTTTAAGAGAGATTACGCAAGGGCGCAGGGCTGAGGGGTAGGGAGACGGTGACCAACACAACAAACAACCAACCCGGCCAAACGATCCATGCGGGATTTCTTGGACCAGTGCGCCAGCGGCAatccaggaggaggagcagggTGGGCAATGTGAGAGCCGCCCGGCAACATTCTCAGCGAAGACATTCTCAACAACGACGGTGTGTTCCATTACCAGGCCAGGGCTGCAAGTCGGCGACAAAGGTGCCAGACGAGATGGTAGAAAGAAAAGAACGAGGTGATTGTTTCGTAATAATCCAAAAGGGTCACCAGCGGAAAACAGCCAGACAGAGAtaggtaagtaggtacctCTACCTGCTATAGGGTGCCTGTCTGGCTTCCATTTGCATCTACCTTACCTCAGAGAGGGGCCCACTTCTATCTGGTGCATGCCTTAACTTCACTTCCTGCCGTTTGGTCGATCGCCTCTGCAATACTCAAGGAGGTAGGAAGGAGCGAGCACCTACCCTCTCGCTCTTTCCTTGCATCGGGGAATTTTCTATATACCCTTTCCTCCCTCCATCATTGTTTTGgtcctcttgcctacaatcCACGATCCCGTCAATCTCGACTTCAGACACCCAATTCACACCGCAGATAACAAAAAACCAACAACAATTTCTCAAGGCTGCCCAGGCCAGAAAGGTATGCTACACCGTGTTCTTGTTTGCGCCTTCTCTCATCACCTGTTGGAGCTGCTCTCGGCCACTCCGCTTTGTTTTTGCCGACGATTCCCTCACTTCTTTCCCTGGTCGAACCTGAACCTTCTTCCTCACAGTCattctcttcttcgccggTTGTTTCATGCTCACCGTACTTGCTACCTCTCTACCTAGATAGGTACGCGAGCGTGCCCATCGAAATCCACAAGCGTGGCCAGGAATACCCAAGGTAGGATGACTCTTGGTTCCCCAGCAGAAGTTTATTGTGCGCCACATTCTGTGTCTATGGTTTGCCCCCAGGTACCCATCGCCCGAACGGGTGCGAAAAGGTAGCCTCGACCGCTCCCATATTCTCTGCGGTTCGCGGCTGCGCAGACTTGCCTGCCAGTTTCTCCATTTCCGTCGAATGACTAGCTACTTGCACACTTCCGCTTGTTTCCTCCTCACTGAACCTTTACCCCGGTGTAGCCAATATGCGGGCTTGGTTGAGAAAATTGCGTCAAGATGGGAATCCGGTTAACCAAGCACAGCGTAGGCATTGCCCAAATTCCGAGTCGTTGCTGCTACCTTTGGACCCGGTGCAGGACGAGGCTGTGGCCCAGAAAGAGTCTTGTCTTGTGACGAGGCTACGAAAGAGTATCGCGACTGGGGTCCACGGCTTTTTGAAAGCCCGCCTGCCATCGATGAACGCCGACGCAGAAACGGCGGAAATGACGGATGTCGCCGATGATGTCGCCGATGAGGCCAAGAGAGCCTGTGTAACAACCGTCCTGGATGTGTTCCCAGGAATCTGTCCCGATTTTCTCGACAAGACGGCTGCCAAATTTCAGTACAACCCAGACAAAACAATCGAAGACATTCTGGGTCTGGATGAAGATGGCAAGCCTTACCCCAAGAGGTTTTACTTCAAGATCCTGAAGCGCAAGAGAGAAGGGCCAGAGGATCCCGATGACGAGGCCACTATTCTCCGTACATACAACTATCCCGGTCGAATGAAGGAGTCAACTCGAGAGTACATTGTCATGGCGTAAGCACTTTCTCTTCATTCCGCCTTATCATTCTGTGTTTCTTCAGGCATGAATGGCGATTGAAAAACTGGCTGCTAGCTCTATGACTGACAACAGATACAGGAAGAAGCTGTTGAAGCAAGAGTTTCCATCTGCAACTATGAGTAGCATTCTGAAGATCTTTGCCAGCAAGGACAACCAGTTGCTGCCAGCATACATGGCCGTTGACGCTGCTATGAAAGAGAACCAATGGTCGCCAGGGAAGGTCTATGTCAACATTGCCTACAAAAAGTCGCCAACTTCAACAGACCCCCAATATGAGGGCATTCAACTAGACAACACTATACAGCTCACAAACAACCCAGAGGAGAAAAGGGCTTTGCAGGAACTTCAGGCTGCTCGTAAACTATTGCTCAAGCGCAAGGAGGCAATCGAAAAGGAGAATGCAGAACGCCACAACCTTTTTTGGGCTAGAGAACTCGGTGAAGCCAAGGAGTGTGGGTGTTGCTTTGAAGAGTTTGCCCAGAACCGTATGGTGAACTGCCAGAACCCAAACAGCTACCACGCAAGTGCCCTTCTTCTATCTTTTACGTGCCGTGGAGAATACAGCTAACGTTGCAAAGTTCTTTTGTGTCGGCTGCGCCCAACAGGCTGCTGAAACTGCTGTTGGTCAATCAAAGTACGAGCTGGCCTGCATGTCCATGGATATTTGCGAGGCTGGCTTCTCCCACCAGGAGCGTCAGAAGTTCCTTACCGATCAACTCTCATCAGCCCTGGATCGCATTGAAAATGAGGCTGTCCTCCGAATGGCTGGCATAGAGAACCTGGAAAGATGCCCCTTTTGCCCCTACGCTGCCGAATACCCTCCAGCCAACACCAACCGAGAATTCCGATGCGACAACCCAGATTGCCAGAAGGTCAGCTGTCGCCTCTGCAAGGAAGAAACACATGTTCCAAAGACCTGCGAGGAGAACACACGGGATAATGGTATCAAAGCTAAGCATGAAATTGAGGAAGCCATGTCAGCAGCTATGATTCGCAAGTGCAACAAATGTGAGTGCTGCAACCTGCAAACCTATCCTTGTTTCATTAGTAGTTACTGACACCAAGTCCCCAAGGTGGCACCCCTTTTATCAAAGACGAGGGATGCAACAAGATGACCTGCGTTGCTGCCAATTGTGCAAACATACAATGCTATGTGTGCTCCCAATCTTGCGACTACAGCCACTTCAATGACCCAGCCAGAGGCGGAAAGCAAGGCAATTGCCCTCTCTTTGACGATGTGAATGCACGTCACAACGCTGAAGTGCAGCGTGCAGAGGAAGAGGCTCGCCAGAAAGTCTTAGAGAGCAACCTCCAGATCAACAGAGACATGCTTATGTTTGACAAGCCAGAACGCAAGCGTGCTAAACCAGTCGGCAAGCTAATCCATGAGCCAACACATGGCCTCAAATTATCGGAGGATAGGATAGCAATGCAACGCCCCCGGCTGAAGTATGGTGATTACGAAAATCTGCCTGCAGTCCGAAATCTGGTTGCAAACCGAGCTCTGGCGGCTCAAGCACAGGTGGCTGCACAGCCAGGCTATGGACAACAACATACTGTTGGCCAACTAGCCCTGCAGAGTAACGTTGGAAAACCTCAACAGCACGGATACGACGTGCCTCCCTTAGGCCCAGGGGATCGTCGACAGTCTCCGAGTCCCCGacaagctccagctcctcgacgctCTCCGGGCCTTCAAGAAGCTCCAGGCCCTCTACAGGCTCCGCGGATCCGAAAGCCATTGACCCATAATGGGCCTCCGGCAGGGCCGCTTGTTGGAAATCCTCATCAAGTCCACGGCAGTGTCCGGTCTTCTCCAGAGAGGGCCGAAGACATGAATCGTTTCGCAACTCCTCAGTATCAACCCCCGCCTCAGGCCCAGCAAGCACAGGCACCTGGACCCAGGCAGCCAGGCGACTTTCGAGGCTTGCACAACGTTGACGACCGGAGACAACTTTTGCAGAGATCTGATTCGCCGGAAGTCAATCCGTTCAAGCGGCGAATCAACTACCAACCACGACGAGCATTGGTTAGACCAGACAACGAAGCCCGACCCGAGACCCCGATGTCGCTGATGGACTTGAGAAAGCCTATGGATCGCGATAAGAGCGTCCAGCGCCTTCCGGATCCCATTCCAGCGCTGCAAGTCAGTCCACAACAAGAGAGCGCGAATCGTGCACAAAGACTTCGAGGGTCTCTACATGACGGTTGGTCAATGGCCACTCATGGTCGCAATCATCAGGGCGCGCAGCAATCCCACAATGGTGAGCGCAGTGTTGTGGCGAATGTGTGTGCAGAATATCTTCGGAAACGGGATGTCCGACAACTCGCCGCAGACGATGAAGCCCCGACGGTGCCGGATTGGACCTCGATTTGGAGACAGGCAGTTGCTAAGGGCGATGAACCCGATCATGCCACACGAGAGGATTTCACCGGAGGGACCGAAGTAGGGTACGGCGCAGTGGACGTTCGGTCCCGAGCCCCCGAAGCTGCGGTGCCTGTGGCACACGTTCAGTCGCAGTCCAACGGCTTTAATCTGAACGGTTTGTTGCAACCGCCGGCACCGAATCGCCCCAACTGGCTGGTGGAAGCCAGACGCCGTGGAATGGCACGTGGCATGCTTGAACCCGCCGGTGGAAATTCCAAGGACAAGCCTTTTGTTCTAGACTAAAGGACTTTTTGACCTGTTCTCCGCTTCATTCTGCGCCTTTTTCTCTTTCGACAAGATGCTAGCATCGCGCCACAGATGCTTTGCCCCCTCGCCCCCCCAGCCACAGGCCTATCCGAATCAAATCTTGTGGATGCCAAACAGTTTTGCAGGCGAGGTTATCTCGTCTGGGAAACGACATTCGGGCTACCGCACTGCGTTTTCAAACAAGATCGATGTCAGGGTTTCACGTTCTTCGTCTGTGTCTCTCCACCTCTCACCCTCTTGTCGCATCGGCATAATCATGGCACACATAGCATCGAGCAGGGCGTTAGGAACCTATCTAATTCAGGTTGTTGCGCAGGATAGCACGAGGGGTGGGTGGTTTCTTTTGAGGAAAGACAGGGTATCTTAATTTGGGTTTGGCATGAAAAGGCGTTTTTGTTTATAGTCATAGCAACAAGGCTGATTCTACTCGCGGGACCAAACTGGATCCAGAATTCGGGATAAGTAACACGGAAAAAGGAAagggaaaacaaaaacaagaaAAAGCAGAAGGCCATCAGATATCCATGAATGAAggcgtgcgtgtgtgtcAAGTCTACCGTCCGCGGCCGAACTTCTCGTGCCACTTGCCCTTACTGCCCGTGTTCTTGAGGTTCGATATCGTCTGCGGCTCCGCCTGGGCGATGAGCTCAATGGTCTCGTGAacggtggtgatggcggcgagaccggcggcggggacATCCGGGGTGTGGGGGGCGAGGAGGATCAGGGAGTTGGAGGTGTTCTTCTGGAGCAGCTTGTAAGTCTTGTCCTGGGCCTTAAGGAGAGCCGTCGCAGGGGTGGAGGTGAGTGTGACGCTGTGACGTGTGTAAGCTTGTGaatctctccctctctctctctctctgtggTGGTCAGAAATGAtgaggaaggggggaggatgTAGTCCGAGTAAGGATCGGGGTGTCGTGATTGAGGCTGAGAGAGCGATGTGGACTGAGAgaccggggggagggggcacGGGACAGGAGCGGGTGACTTACACCGGGGCATCTTCGGCAGTTAGCAGGGCTTCCAGCTCCGGAGGCAGCTCCATGAGCTTGTAGCCACGAGAGTCCGGGACATGGGTCAAGGGGATGCCGGAGTCATGGATGGACATTATCGGCGTTGGTAAaattttttcttttttgggAACctcgagggagagagactATTGGATGTGCGTGGCTTGGCTTTGGCGTGTGTTGCAGAAGTTTcgcgcggacggcggcggcttttCACGTGTGAGTCGTCAACGCGGGAGGGGGGTTTTTGGCAAGTGAACATGGAATCAAGCATGGAGAGGGATGGGACGTCTAACCAGATGTCATCTGATTGGTGCCGTGTGAGGCACGGACCTTGAAGATTTAGGATGCAGCGGGCGTGGGCGGGaaggtgggaggggaggggggagggaatgGTTCGAATCGAACTTGGACGCTTCCATTGGCTGATGCCAGCTGTCGCGCCTCGTAACAGGGGTCAAGTGGAACATCGAGGCAGTGATTGGGCAGAAAGAGGATCAGAGCTTTTGTTATGTAACCTTTTTGTGCGGCTGGTTGCTATTGATAAAGCGGGTCGCGTGGTTGGATGTGTTGATGTTGACCTCAGTCGCCCTTCGGTTATCGGTGAGGGTGGAACACACCAGCACACGTGAGGTaaggcgagagagagaacgtGAGGGCAGACAATGGTCAAGATGCTGCAGGCCGGCAGCGCAGGCGCATCCATCTGTCTGCACTCACCTCGCCCTGCATCTGCACCACGCCAACAACGGCATATGGTGAAAATTCTCCTTCCCCTGGCAGACTGACCCCGAAGGGCAAGCGGCATACCCATTGCACATGTCGCGGTGGATGGTTGCTTggacatcgccatcgccatcatccacTCGATCGTTTCTTATTCCAAGTAAAATTTTCCCAGCCCCAAGACTTTTTGTTTATTCCCCTAATCCTTGCGCCTGCTCTGCCTGTGTCGTTTGTTGCGTTGTGTGTGTTGTCTCCTCTTGGAGAAGTGGAAAAGGCCTAGGCCGAGTCCACACCAAGGTTTCTTAAGGCGTTCGTCGCTTAACTCTTCCCCTTGTCAAGTTATCTGACAAGGCTTCAGGCTGTCGTCATTCTTCTCCCACTACCCCATCactctcctcgtccgtcatcCTGTTTATTCTACTAAAACCATTTCTTGTCTGGACAGGACTTGGGAGCGTGGTGGGGAGGGGCagcaagaaaaagaagggggaaacccccccaaaataaagagagagaacagCTATGGCTATTTGTCGTTCCCACTGCATTGTTACCAATACCAGGCAGGGACTGCATCGAGATCAACAAAGGGTTCAACAACAAGAGGTAAATTAGATCCCAGGGATCGCCACGGATACCGTTGATTGGCACCCTATTTTCTGCTCTTTTTCCTCGCCTGCCCCCTGTCCGTCAGACCGACCGTCATACCTTACCAGGGCTCTTCGCCTTACCAGGTTACCTTGGATTGGGCTTCACCTCTTAATTGCCATAAACAACAAACAACACAACAACACAGGGCGGACCCACGGACTACACAGTCCACAGGTGACtgcagcccagcccagcccagcccagccagccTCCCCACCACACCACGcccaccaccgccgctgtCGCAGgacctacctaggtacccaCCTACCCACCAACACTGTGCTTCACTGTCTTTCCTGTTTCCCCCGCTGCTGCGTTGCTGTCGCTGCCTCAACACACGGACTctctcgactcgactcgacacCCCCGGCCAAGCTCAACGCCAGCCAACTCACACCGACACAGCAATAAACACACGATAGTTGCTGGCTTGCAATCTTTATCTGTCCAACTCCGGTTACGCTAGCCAGCCTGGCAAATTGCCAACTTTTTCCTCCCTCATCACGCTCTTTTTCCCACCCCTAATTTTCTCTTTACTCTTTttttgctgttgttgttggtgttcGTTCCTATTGGAATCGCTCTCCTGCATCTCGTCCCGTCGCATCGCGATTAatcgctgctgccgctgccgctacCACACTCGAATTACCTCGATCGCCACTCGACCttgacctcgacctcgacctcgatcAGGGATCGACTTGCGCCTGACGCGATCAATAACCACACGCAAACGCGCACCCACGACTATACATCACATTCTTTTACCAATCTTTGCAAACATCCCCGGCTTCTTTTTGTTCCTGGTGTGGTTTATACAGCAGCCAGTCAGCAATGACCCAGGCCTATTGACGAGACCTCgcgaccgaccgaccgaccgaaCGAGCGACCGAAAGACAGACCAACCGACCGTATCGCCGCCAAGCCCCGACAATGGTTCGTGTCACGGAAGAGCTGGCTCTGCCCGCCGAGCACCTTACCCTCTACCACGCTGCCGACCCCCTCCTCGGACACCTgcccgtcctcctcttccatgGTCCCTCCACCACGGCAAACTACACCCTCAACAGCTCCCGCGTCCAGATCCACGTCTACAGCCCCGCCGGCTTCCAGTCCTTCCCGCGCCTGACCATCCAGCCCAACTCGCCCTTCTATGCCGTCGTCAACCACCTGCCGCGCGAATGGCAGGGCGATGAGACCTACCGCGGCCTCGCTTTCGGCCTCTACAAGTACTTCCAGGAGCTGCCCGAGGTCGTCAAAAACCACCTGAAGAATACCTATCCGACCACGAGGGGGCGTCGCCCGGGAAGCGGCCCGGCCTTGTTCGGTGAGCagcacgccgccgacctcgccaagAACATGGTTAGGAGCGAAAACaccgccgaggtcctcgagacCTTGCAGATCGCCCTCCAGACTCAGCACCTGAGCAACGTGGACCTCGACTTTGTTATGCCCCCCGGCTCCATTATGCCGCTACAACCCCAAGACTTGGATGAGgtgcccgaggacgaggacgagttcCTTGACCCGACCCTACGCCAATATGGGGGATACACGTCGCTGGTGAAGCTGCTGGGGGAACCCGTCTTCCTGCCTACGTCGAGGTTGCGGAGGGCACCCTCGAAGCCGACATCGTTGAATCGCAGCAAGTCCTTTTCCAAGGATCAGAAGGTGGATTTGAGAATGAAGCTTGGAGAACTGGTCGATACCGAGGGGAGATATGTGTTGAAGCTGAACGAGCTGGTGAAGCACATTGCCGACGACTTCAGACAATCTGCGAGACACCGCGACCCCGCCAGCCTGAGTCcctcggaggaggagctcgagaggCTGTTTCCCAGATCCGCCGATAGGATACTGCAAGTCAACTCGGCATTTCTGCAAGAGCTGCGCGATGTCATGGACGAaaccgaggaggaggccgtcaAAGACATGGAGGTGACGACTGTCGCGTTGACAGGATCGAGAATGGGGTCCCCCTCCAAGTCGAAGGATCCCAGCGGCGCATTGGCAATCGCGAGGGTCTTCCTCGAATGGTTTCCCAAATTCACCGACTGCTACCAAGACTACATCCGCGCGAGCCAGCATTTCCCCACGCTTCTCAACTCGTTCCTGGACCAGCAATCCAGCTTTCGTCAACGCGTCCTCCAGACCGGCGAGCAGACGGTCCGCTCCATCCTCATCGAGCCCGTGCAGCGTCTTCCGCGATATAGCCTACTCATCGACCAAATCGTTACCTGCCTTCCCATGACACATCCGGCGCTGCAGCCGATGCTGAAAGCGCGCGACATCATCACAAACATCTGCTCGATGGACGAGCCCATCCCCGATAAGCCACAAGTGACGAATCGCCTGCGCAACATGGTTGAGAGTTGGCCTCTTGATCTCGAGCCTCGAGGAAGACTCATTCTAGCGGCCGACTTCGTCGAGCTTCCTGCGCCTTACCAAATGTTGGAGCCACCAGAGCTGGCGGACCGTGCGGGCATCTTTCTCCTATTCTCGGACTGTCTGGTCATTCTGAAGAAGCTGGGTCCAAGGCCGATGACCGGCAAAGACCTTCTGCGTGAAATCGATAagccctcggcggccgggctTCTCCTGTCCATGACTAATGCCGCCGGTGGTCAGCCTACTTACGAGCTCGCATTCACCGGCTGGCATGGCCTTGCCGATGTGCGCTTCACCGAGTCGACGGACGGCAGGCTTATCTGGATGACTTCGACACAAGAGATGAAGGGAGCGCATGCTGGAGAGTGGGTCACAGGCACTGCGGTCACGTCGCGGTGTTTTCTGCTTGAGGAGTCCTTTACGCGGGCGTCAAAGTGGACGGAAGATATCGTCAAGGCCCGCGTCGAGGGTCGCTTTTCGGAAAAGGAGCGCGAGGACCCCTCTTGGACTCTGCGCTCCATCAGGATGCCGGAAAACAACAACTTTGGCATCTTTGCCGCCGTCTTTCAAGAAGGCGCTGACCAACTGATTGAGGGTCGAAGGGAGCCTGCGCCGATccgcgtcgtcatcgaccaCGAGAAGGGCACCAAGGGCGCTCCGATCGGCCATTACGGAGTCGAGATCACTGTCAATGTCAAGTGCGGCGACCTGAAGAAGGTGACGATGGTGACTGCCGGTTTGAACGGAAAGCAATTCTCGGACGATGTGACGTTGGATGACTTTTTGCCAACGCTCACCCGACGAAGTAAGTTGGCTTGGCCCACTTCTTGGATCCAACGCAAAACTAACCGTATGCGCAGTTATTCAGCTACTCAGCATGCAGTTCAGCGTGTCAAACATGCGACTGGCGCCTGCGCTGGTCTCCTACTATACCAAAGTCCTCAAGGGCCTCCCTCTCATGACGAGAGCAGAGAAGACGAGATCTTTTCTCGCCTCATCGCCCGTCAAGGGGCTCTTCTCCAGCATCTGGGGCGGCTCCACCAACACCGAAGCACACAGTCCGCCCAAGCACAGCCGAACGCCAGTGACCAACGTCTTCCCGCCGCCGGTCTCACGACCTACCAGCGAGGCGGGCTCTGTGTTCGGTTCAGCCAAAGGCAGAGACGCCATCAAGATGGGGGGGGATGACCGTCCAGAAAACCCGCTCGTGCGGTTAGAGCAGACATTTACTGGATACGTTGCCAGCCTGCAGGCACGCAAAGGAAGCATCGTTGGCAGAATGCTCTTGAACCGGTCCGTGGCCGATGAGCTTCTGGTCAACGAACTTTACAACCGGCTGATCGAGAGTCCCTTTGATCTCGACGCTTCCTCCGAGCTGGGCGCAGATGTGATCTTCGTTGCGTTCGAGAAGTTCATCCGCATCGCATGGGGCGAGCAGATGGGCCCCATCATGACCAAGCAAACCCTGGACACCTTACTCGAGCGAATGAACCGGCAGGTTCCCGGCAACTTTGCCGATTTTGTCAATTTCATCTTTAAAGAGATGGCGCCGCAGAACCAGAGGGCGTTCACGGCTCTGATCAAACTGCTCGCCGATCTTCTCGATGGCTGCGGCAACGATGGTGATAGAGGCATCCTGACAGTGTCGttcgccgagctccttgtcTCGGACGGCACGGCGCAGAATTACATCAACCTACTGGACCGCCTCGTAGAAGAATGCGATAGGATCTTTGACGACGCTGGCTTTGGCGTCAACCTCACCGTTCAACAAGCGTTTGAGTCGATGAATTCTCGTAGCGGGAAGTCGCACAATGGTTCGCTCACATCAAACACATCTTCCATCCGGCGCAAGTTCGGCTTCGACTCTCTGCTCCGGCAGAACAGCAAGAACGACTCCTCGGAGCGTCCATCCGTCTGGCGCACGCTCAGCAAACACGGTCGTCACCCAGCCTCCGCCGATGCGGCCTCGAGTTCTAGTCTATCGAAGATGACATCATCGCGGGCAAGGTCCATCGATTCGGGCGCGCAACCCGGACCTAACAAGCTGAGGCGGCCTGGTTCCCGAGACAGGCCgcccatcgccggcgcatTCGACGAGGACCCGAGGCCGCCCAGCTCGC
Encoded proteins:
- a CDS encoding Ubiquitin-conjugating enzyme, with product MNADAETAEMTDVADDVADEAKRACVTTVLDVFPGICPDFLDKTAAKFQYNPDKTIEDILGLDEDGKPYPKRFYFKILKRKREGPEDPDDEATILRTYNYPGRMKESTREYIVMAYRKKLLKQEFPSATMSSILKIFASKDNQLLPAYMAVDAAMKENQWSPGKVYVNIAYKKSPTSTDPQYEGIQLDNTIQLTNNPEEKRALQELQAARKLLLKRKEAIEKENAERHNLFWARELGEAKESTTQVPFFYLLRAVENTANVAKFFCVGCAQQAAETAVGQSKYELACMSMDICEAGFSHQERQKFLTDQLSSALDRIENEAVLRMAGIENLERCPFCPYAAEYPPANTNREFRCDNPDCQKVSCRLCKEETHVPKTCEENTRDNGIKAKHEIEEAMSAAMIRKCNKCGTPFIKDEGCNKMTCVAANCANIQCYVCSQSCDYSHFNDPARGGKQGNCPLFDDVNARHNAEVQRAEEEARQKVLESNLQINRDMLMFDKPERKRAKPVGKLIHEPTHGLKLSEDRIAMQRPRLKYGDYENLPAVRNLVANRALAAQAQVAAQPGYGQQHTVGQLALQSNVGKPQQHGYDVPPLGPGDRRQSPSPRQAPAPRRSPGLQEAPGPLQAPRIRKPLTHNGPPAGPLVGNPHQVHGSVRSSPERAEDMNRFATPQYQPPPQAQQAQAPGPRQPGDFRGLHNVDDRRQLLQRSDSPEVNPFKRRINYQPRRALVRPDNEARPETPMSLMDLRKPMDRDKSVQRLPDPIPALQVSPQQESANRAQRLRGSLHDGWSMATHGRNHQGAQQSHNGERSVVANVCAEYLRKRDVRQLAADDEAPTVPDWTSIWRQAVAKGDEPDHATREDFTGGTEVGYGAVDVRSRAPEAAVPVAHVQSQSNGFNLNGLLQPPAPNRPNWLVEARRRGMARGMLEPAGGNSKDKPFVLD
- a CDS encoding RhoGEF domain-containing protein, yielding MVRVTEELALPAEHLTLYHAADPLLGHLPVLLFHGPSTTANYTLNSSRVQIHVYSPAGFQSFPRLTIQPNSPFYAVVNHLPREWQGDETYRGLAFGLYKYFQELPEVVKNHLKNTYPTTRGRRPGSGPALFGEQHAADLAKNMVRSENTAEVLETLQIALQTQHLSNVDLDFVMPPGSIMPLQPQDLDEVPEDEDEFLDPTLRQYGGYTSLVKLLGEPVFLPTSRLRRAPSKPTSLNRSKSFSKDQKVDLRMKLGELVDTEGRYVLKLNELVKHIADDFRQSARHRDPASLSPSEEELERLFPRSADRILQVNSAFLQELRDVMDETEEEAVKDMEVTTVALTGSRMGSPSKSKDPSGALAIARVFLEWFPKFTDCYQDYIRASQHFPTLLNSFLDQQSSFRQRVLQTGEQTVRSILIEPVQRLPRYSLLIDQIVTCLPMTHPALQPMLKARDIITNICSMDEPIPDKPQVTNRLRNMVESWPLDLEPRGRLILAADFVELPAPYQMLEPPELADRAGIFLLFSDCLVILKKLGPRPMTGKDLLREIDKPSAAGLLLSMTNAAGGQPTYELAFTGWHGLADVRFTESTDGRLIWMTSTQEMKGAHAGEWVTGTAVTSRCFLLEESFTRASKWTEDIVKARVEGRFSEKEREDPSWTLRSIRMPENNNFGIFAAVFQEGADQLIEGRREPAPIRVVIDHEKGTKGAPIGHYGVEITVNVKCGDLKKVTMVTAGLNGKQFSDDVTLDDFLPTLTRRIIQLLSMQFSVSNMRLAPALVSYYTKVLKGLPLMTRAEKTRSFLASSPVKGLFSSIWGGSTNTEAHSPPKHSRTPVTNVFPPPVSRPTSEAGSVFGSAKGRDAIKMGGDDRPENPLVRLEQTFTGYVASLQARKGSIVGRMLLNRSVADELLVNELYNRLIESPFDLDASSELGADVIFVAFEKFIRIAWGEQMGPIMTKQTLDTLLERMNRQVPGNFADFVNFIFKEMAPQNQRAFTALIKLLADLLDGCGNDGDRGILTVSFAELLVSDGTAQNYINLLDRLVEECDRIFDDAGFGVNLTVQQAFESMNSRSGKSHNGSLTSNTSSIRRKFGFDSLLRQNSKNDSSERPSVWRTLSKHGRHPASADAASSSSLSKMTSSRARSIDSGAQPGPNKLRRPGSRDRPPIAGAFDEDPRPPSSQRLDMRLETIGEPDVEATPVKSSKKKRRSSLSDLRGLLEAATITDPREQIEEALMPLRINKQTSEKFNSTPRVPSPSRIPISPTSQSLRSPRMVSPRQKENPSLPEMFSPPPPPPPDRENTPSRTPKGHARGLSTSNIPTLRPSRPVGSQSSDSVPRPSTSPGKPPGSGKLRLQSPQKLRERLQTEKKAIEDVDASLQSELSKIAEEMSRVNSGLGTRTNTLDLRKLTASVKTLEERIPSMMAELTDRQSMIQRDMESTLKASETKVKSIDQLYRESTAENELMYEKFNSELGKIVKALKGKGREDKEELIRSLREHSEETARVKKENARLKRELVSLRTLMKGADAWA